The following are from one region of the Phycisphaerae bacterium genome:
- a CDS encoding 4Fe-4S cluster-binding domain-containing protein, with translation MEIRNDGVRRVRYVRDLDKLTHIPEAERNHLKQVAKRYVFRANDYYLGLIDWSDPHDPIKQLIIPREEELNEWGNLDASNEQAVTVTRGVQHKYPHTVLLLCNEVCGAYCRYCFRKRLFMDENDEVTNDVSEGIAYIRDNPQITNVLLTGGDPLLMSTRRLGEILDALRDIAHVRIIRIGSKMPAFDPWRVLTDQPLQELLRKHSHADRRIYLMAHFDHPRELTDVAVEGIDCFIRNGVICCNQCPMIKGVNDDVEVLAELYQRLSWIGCPPYYLFQGRPTAGNEPYEVPIVRGWEIFREALRRGSGLARRAKFVMSHETGKIEVLAVDDEHIYMRYHRAKDPANRGKFMVFQRNDDAYWLDHLTPVEGSGVPRFAPYQWLDVTDGPE, from the coding sequence ATGGAGATCCGCAACGACGGCGTTCGTCGGGTCCGGTACGTCCGTGACCTGGACAAATTGACGCACATCCCAGAGGCGGAACGGAACCATCTCAAGCAGGTAGCGAAGCGCTATGTCTTCCGGGCGAACGATTACTACCTTGGGCTCATCGACTGGAGCGACCCGCACGACCCCATCAAGCAGCTCATCATCCCCCGGGAGGAGGAGCTCAACGAGTGGGGGAATCTCGATGCGAGCAACGAGCAGGCCGTGACCGTTACGCGGGGCGTGCAGCACAAGTATCCGCACACCGTGCTGCTGTTGTGCAATGAAGTGTGCGGTGCCTATTGCCGCTACTGCTTTCGCAAGCGGCTCTTCATGGACGAGAATGACGAGGTCACCAACGACGTCTCCGAGGGCATCGCGTACATTCGTGATAACCCACAGATCACCAACGTGCTGCTGACCGGGGGCGATCCACTGCTGATGAGCACACGGCGCCTCGGCGAGATTCTCGATGCCCTGAGGGACATTGCGCACGTGCGGATTATCCGCATCGGATCGAAGATGCCGGCCTTCGATCCCTGGCGGGTGTTGACCGACCAGCCCCTGCAGGAGCTGCTCCGCAAGCACTCCCATGCGGACCGGCGCATCTACCTGATGGCCCATTTCGATCATCCGCGCGAGCTTACGGACGTGGCCGTCGAGGGTATTGATTGCTTCATTCGCAATGGCGTGATCTGCTGTAATCAGTGTCCGATGATTAAGGGCGTCAACGACGACGTTGAAGTGTTGGCTGAACTGTACCAGCGACTGTCGTGGATCGGTTGTCCGCCATACTACCTGTTCCAGGGCCGGCCGACCGCGGGCAACGAGCCCTACGAGGTGCCCATCGTCCGCGGGTGGGAGATTTTCCGTGAGGCACTGCGTCGGGGATCGGGACTGGCCCGGCGGGCGAAGTTCGTCATGTCGCACGAGACGGGGAAGATCGAAGTTCTGGCGGTGGACGATGAGCACATCTACATGCGTTATCACCGCGCCAAGGACCCGGCCAACCGCGGAAAGTTCATGGTATTCCAGCGCAATGATGACGCCTACTGGCTCGATCATCTCACGCCCGTGGAGGGGAGCGGGGTTCCGCGATTCGCGCCGTACCAATGGCTTGACGTGACCGACGGCCCGGAATAG
- a CDS encoding MarR family transcriptional regulator has protein sequence MALDDSPAGVIGRILVVAYQLERRTNRLLAEYDLSLWQLDVLGALRRSGPSHALSPTELSQAVWLSSAAMTNRIDRLEESGLVRRARHPADRRGVLISLTERGREVTDAVMGPRLEDARQALASLSGEQLTQLSGMLAILQEHLSGECDRKPIANGRARNGPSGGAAGGTSEGTGTVQSNAGHPSDDGRGRAVFAPLPRDSFGT, from the coding sequence GTGGCTCTGGATGATTCGCCCGCGGGGGTCATCGGGCGGATTCTCGTCGTAGCCTATCAGTTGGAACGTCGCACGAATCGCCTCCTGGCCGAATACGACCTCAGCCTGTGGCAGCTTGACGTACTGGGCGCTCTTCGCCGCTCGGGCCCTTCCCATGCCCTCTCGCCAACCGAGTTGTCCCAGGCCGTCTGGCTATCCTCCGCCGCCATGACCAATCGAATCGACCGTCTGGAGGAATCCGGACTGGTAAGGCGCGCCCGGCACCCGGCTGACCGTCGTGGCGTGCTTATCTCGCTCACCGAACGCGGGCGCGAAGTGACCGACGCAGTCATGGGGCCGCGCCTCGAAGACGCGCGCCAGGCGCTCGCTTCCCTGAGCGGAGAGCAGCTTACGCAACTTTCAGGCATGCTGGCTATCTTGCAGGAACACCTTTCCGGAGAATGCGACCGCAAGCCAATCGCCAATGGGCGGGCGCGGAACGGCCCATCGGGCGGAGCGGCTGGCGGCACTTCGGAAGGGACCGGCACCGTCCAGAGCAATGCGGGGCATCCGTCGGACGACGGCCGGGGACGCGCCGTGTTTGCCCCCTTACCGCGAGACTCCTTTGGAACTTGA